The genomic DNA CCGTAATAAAGAGATAATACGAGTTTTTCGCGTGGCGTCAATTCATCAATAAGGGAGGCGATTTTGTCAACGATTTCCTGAAAAGCCGTCAGATGGAACGGGTCGTTTTCATGGCTGGCTTTCTTCATGGAGGCCAGGTTCTCGGACAGGGTCTCCAGGCTCACGCAGACCTGATTTTGCATCATTTCCAGACCGTAATCCACGTCCTTCTCGCTGAGACCCGTTTCGCGCACAAGATCGTCGAGACTTGCCGGGCTGCCTGTCTCGCCTTCGATGCGGCGTGAGGTCTCTTCGATGAGCCTAATTTTTTGACGCAGATTGCGCGAGAACCAGTCCAGGCGGCGCAACTCGTCGAGCATTGCCCCCTTGATGCGGTTTTCGGCGTAGGTCTCGAACTTGATGTTGTGCGAGGCGTCAAATTTCTTGAGCGCTTCGAGAAGGCCGAGCGAGCCCGCGCTGATGAGCTCGTTCAGCTCGATGTTGCGGGGCAGCTTCGCCTTCAGACGCAGCCCGATGATCTTGATCTTGGGCGCGTAGTGGCGGACGATCTCTTCCTTGTCCCGGTGCGGCAGGTCGTCGAACGTGGTTTCGCCACGTTCGAGCCTACGCCACGGACTGTTCCTGGAAGAGGATCTTTTTCCAGAAGAATTTGATGTTTCCATCGAGTCTCGTGGCTGGCTGCCAGCAGTTGACCGCGTCCGCGATCCCGGCCA from Alkalidesulfovibrio alkalitolerans DSM 16529 includes the following:
- a CDS encoding FliA/WhiG family RNA polymerase sigma factor; amino-acid sequence: METSNSSGKRSSSRNSPWRRLERGETTFDDLPHRDKEEIVRHYAPKIKIIGLRLKAKLPRNIELNELISAGSLGLLEALKKFDASHNIKFETYAENRIKGAMLDELRRLDWFSRNLRQKIRLIEETSRRIEGETGSPASLDDLVRETGLSEKDVDYGLEMMQNQVCVSLETLSENLASMKKASHENDPFHLTAFQEIVDKIASLIDELTPREKLVLSLYYGEELNMRETAEVMDITEGRVSQLHSQALGKLRILFKEHYEGDLT